In the Piscinibacter sp. XHJ-5 genome, one interval contains:
- the pqqD gene encoding pyrroloquinoline quinone biosynthesis peptide chaperone PqqD, translated as MTATLATVPRIGTGFRLQWEPAQECHVLLYPEGMVKLNQSAGEILKRCDGQRSCAAIVAELEAAFSATGLESDVLGFVEVAGRQRWLAWD; from the coding sequence ATGACGGCCACCCTCGCCACCGTGCCGCGCATCGGCACCGGCTTTCGCCTGCAATGGGAGCCGGCGCAGGAGTGCCACGTGCTGCTGTACCCCGAAGGCATGGTCAAGCTCAACCAGAGCGCGGGCGAGATCCTCAAGCGCTGCGACGGGCAGCGCAGCTGCGCGGCCATCGTGGCCGAGCTGGAAGCGGCCTTCTCGGCCACGGGGCTGGAAAGCGACGTGCTCGGCTTCGTCGAGGTCGCCGGCCGGCAGCGTTGGCTGGCGTGGGATTGA
- a CDS encoding SRPBCC family protein codes for MALSAMESIRIDALAAGIWATIRNFDALQDWHPAVAKSPADKANAEGSVRRLSLHGGGEVVETLERHDDSRMSYTYTSADGSALPVAGYRSTITVSPDGAGARVEWRGEFSAAPGVKDDAAVQGMRGVYRAGLDNLKRLHERG; via the coding sequence ATGGCGCTTTCAGCGATGGAAAGCATCCGGATCGACGCGCTCGCCGCGGGCATCTGGGCGACGATCCGCAACTTCGACGCACTGCAGGACTGGCATCCCGCGGTCGCGAAGAGCCCGGCCGACAAGGCCAATGCCGAAGGCTCGGTGCGGCGCCTGTCGCTGCACGGCGGCGGCGAAGTGGTCGAGACGCTGGAGCGCCATGACGACAGCCGCATGAGCTACACGTACACCTCCGCCGACGGCAGCGCGCTCCCGGTCGCGGGTTACCGGTCGACGATCACCGTGTCGCCTGATGGCGCCGGCGCCAGGGTCGAATGGCGCGGCGAGTTCTCGGCTGCCCCCGGCGTGAAGGACGATGCGGCGGTCCAGGGGATGCGCGGGGTGTACCGGGCCGGCTTGGACAACCTGAAGCGCCTGCACGAGCGCGGCTGA
- the pqqC gene encoding pyrroloquinoline-quinone synthase PqqC, giving the protein MNAPPPAWSREELEQKLRERGSAYHIHHPFNRMLNSGRASPEQIRGWVANRFYYQIAIPVKDAAILSNCRDREVRRGWVQRILDHDGFELGGVKDEGGIEAWLRLAEAVGLTRAEVLDLRHVAPAMRFAVDAYVEFARRAPWQEAVCSSLTELFAPEIHKQRLANWPEHYGWIEPEGLQYFRNRVSQARRDVEQGLAITLAHFTTRPLQERALEVLQLKLDILWAMNDAMAQKYGVS; this is encoded by the coding sequence GTGAATGCACCGCCACCGGCCTGGTCGCGCGAGGAGTTGGAGCAGAAACTGCGCGAGCGCGGCTCGGCTTATCACATCCACCATCCGTTCAACCGCATGCTCAACAGCGGCCGCGCGTCGCCCGAGCAGATCCGCGGCTGGGTGGCGAACCGCTTCTACTACCAGATCGCGATTCCGGTGAAGGACGCGGCCATCCTGTCGAACTGCCGCGATCGCGAGGTGCGGCGGGGCTGGGTGCAGCGCATCCTCGACCACGACGGCTTCGAGCTCGGCGGCGTGAAGGACGAAGGCGGCATCGAGGCCTGGCTGCGCCTGGCCGAGGCGGTGGGACTGACGCGCGCCGAGGTGCTCGACCTGCGCCACGTCGCGCCCGCCATGCGCTTCGCGGTGGATGCGTACGTCGAGTTCGCGCGCCGCGCGCCGTGGCAGGAGGCGGTGTGCTCGTCGCTCACCGAGCTGTTCGCGCCCGAGATCCACAAGCAGCGCCTCGCCAACTGGCCCGAGCACTACGGCTGGATCGAACCCGAGGGCCTGCAGTACTTCCGCAACCGCGTCAGCCAGGCGCGCCGCGACGTCGAGCAGGGGCTGGCGATCACGCTGGCGCACTTCACGACGCGCCCCCTGCAGGAGCGCGCCCTGGAGGTGCTGCAGCTCAAGCTCGACATCCTGTGGGCCATGAACGACGCCATGGCGCAGAAGTACGGCGTGTCATGA
- a CDS encoding TonB-dependent receptor produces the protein MNDQPRASRRAAGVALCAAPLIAMAQTAPSETRLPTVEVVGTSPLPGQGVARDLLPYTTHVLRRDAIDRASPDNLVDLMNRLLPGMQVNDVQGSPFQADLTYRGFRASGMLGASQGLSVYMDGVRVNEPFGDVVNWDMVPEFSVNTLTLVPGANPAFGLNTLGGSLSMTTHSGLTAPGWRAQVQTGSFGRRQLDLSHGAQHGDGWHSYVAGSTFDEDGWRDHSAGRLAHLLARMGHGDADTSWDVGLQLGRSRLVGNGLVPASTLDEAGDAIVRTPDLYALRRETIYTHPDRTTNHLAQLTFNWHRQLASGDELSALAYSRHSRRDTVNGDVAEEATAQANASLNTSATRQRGEGAALSLAGRTGPHQWQVGASIDASRIRFEQLEQAGSFTADRGVRPGDEAAQLSARVSGRSIAIGLYGTDTWQLGPSTHVTGTLRYNRARVSNRLTSVDDDDGAVQERPEERFTYDSLNPALGIAHRLAAGPTLFANVARNNRMPTVIELGCADPAQPCRLPAGLQSDPFLKQVVSRTGELGARWQAGRTRLSVSAYRTDNRDDILFRSVSVNGQQGYFENFPRTRHQGLDAELQAELGALSVGVSYSHLQATYQADGLLRQGQRNVEVRSGTRIAGLPRHGFKLSADWRFGKRWSLGADLQAVSRRGTAGNEDGRIEDGSDERLDAAVRGYAVINLRGAWQSASGWELFARINNVADRRYENFAALGETVFDAQGHYTGDAHDAVFVAPGAPRAAFVGVRFRH, from the coding sequence GTGAACGACCAGCCGCGGGCATCGCGACGGGCCGCCGGCGTGGCGCTGTGCGCCGCACCGCTCATCGCCATGGCACAGACTGCGCCATCCGAGACGCGGCTGCCCACGGTGGAAGTGGTGGGCACCTCCCCGCTGCCGGGCCAGGGTGTCGCACGCGACCTGCTGCCCTACACCACGCATGTGCTGCGGCGCGATGCCATCGACCGGGCCAGTCCCGACAACCTGGTCGACCTGATGAACCGCCTGCTGCCGGGCATGCAGGTCAACGACGTGCAGGGCAGTCCGTTCCAGGCCGACCTGACCTACCGCGGCTTTCGCGCCTCCGGCATGCTCGGCGCATCGCAGGGGCTGTCGGTCTACATGGACGGCGTGCGTGTCAACGAGCCATTCGGGGACGTCGTGAACTGGGACATGGTCCCCGAGTTCTCGGTGAACACCCTGACGCTGGTGCCTGGCGCCAATCCCGCCTTCGGACTCAACACGCTGGGCGGCTCGCTGTCGATGACGACCCACAGCGGCCTCACGGCGCCGGGCTGGCGCGCGCAGGTGCAGACGGGCAGCTTCGGCCGCCGCCAGCTCGACCTCAGCCACGGCGCGCAGCACGGCGACGGATGGCACAGCTACGTCGCCGGCAGCACCTTCGATGAAGACGGCTGGCGCGACCACTCGGCGGGCCGCCTGGCGCACCTGCTCGCCCGCATGGGGCACGGCGATGCCGACACCAGCTGGGACGTCGGGCTGCAGCTCGGCCGCAGCCGCCTGGTCGGCAACGGCCTCGTGCCGGCCTCGACGCTCGACGAGGCCGGCGACGCGATCGTGCGCACGCCGGACCTGTATGCCCTGCGCCGGGAGACGATCTACACGCATCCCGACCGCACGACCAATCACCTCGCGCAGCTCACCTTCAACTGGCACCGGCAGCTCGCCTCGGGCGACGAGCTTTCAGCGCTCGCCTACTCGAGGCATTCGCGCCGCGACACCGTCAACGGCGACGTGGCCGAGGAAGCGACCGCGCAGGCCAACGCATCGCTCAACACCAGCGCCACGCGGCAGCGGGGCGAGGGCGCGGCCCTGAGCCTGGCGGGCAGGACGGGGCCGCACCAGTGGCAGGTCGGCGCCTCGATCGACGCCAGCCGCATTCGCTTCGAGCAGCTGGAGCAGGCGGGGTCGTTCACCGCCGACCGCGGCGTGCGGCCCGGCGACGAGGCCGCGCAGCTCAGCGCCCGCGTGTCCGGCCGCTCCATCGCCATCGGCCTGTACGGCACCGACACCTGGCAGCTCGGCCCCTCCACTCACGTGACAGGAACCCTGCGCTACAACCGCGCCCGCGTGAGCAACCGCCTCACCAGCGTCGACGACGACGACGGCGCGGTGCAGGAGCGGCCCGAGGAGCGTTTCACCTACGACAGCCTGAACCCCGCGCTCGGCATTGCCCATCGACTGGCGGCCGGACCGACGCTGTTCGCGAACGTGGCACGCAACAACCGCATGCCGACGGTGATCGAGCTGGGCTGCGCCGATCCCGCGCAGCCATGCCGCCTGCCCGCGGGACTGCAGTCGGATCCCTTCCTGAAGCAGGTGGTGTCGCGCACCGGCGAGCTCGGCGCACGCTGGCAGGCCGGCCGCACGCGGCTCAGCGTGTCGGCCTATCGCACCGACAACCGCGACGACATCCTCTTTCGCAGCGTCAGCGTGAACGGTCAGCAGGGCTACTTCGAGAACTTCCCGCGCACGCGCCACCAGGGCCTGGACGCCGAGCTCCAGGCCGAGCTGGGCGCGTTGAGCGTGGGCGTGTCGTACAGCCACCTGCAGGCCACCTACCAGGCCGACGGGCTGCTGCGCCAGGGGCAGCGCAACGTCGAGGTGCGTTCCGGCACCCGCATCGCCGGCCTGCCGCGGCATGGCTTCAAGCTGTCGGCGGACTGGCGCTTCGGCAAGCGCTGGAGCCTGGGCGCCGACCTGCAGGCGGTGTCGCGCCGCGGCACCGCGGGCAACGAGGACGGGCGCATCGAGGACGGCTCGGACGAGCGCCTGGACGCAGCGGTGCGCGGCTACGCGGTGATCAACCTGCGCGGCGCCTGGCAGTCCGCATCGGGCTGGGAGCTCTTCGCCCGCATCAACAACGTCGCCGACCGGCGTTACGAGAACTTCGCCGCCTTGGGAGAGACGGTGTTCGATGCGCAAGGGCACTACACGGGCGACGCGCATGACGCGGTGTTCGTGGCGCCGGGAGCGCCGCGCGCGGCGTTCGTGGGGGTTCGGTTCCGGCATTGA
- the pqqE gene encoding pyrroloquinoline quinone biosynthesis protein PqqE has product MSTTSPRPGPPLWLLAELTYRCPLHCVFCFNPIDFARHEDEIGTDDWLRVLREGRELGAVQLGLSGGEPLLRDDLELIVAEAHRLGYYSNLLTSGIGLTPARARALKDAGLDHVQLSFQDSTREMNDFLSHTKTFELKNRVAKIIKDQGWPMVMNVVIHRLNIDHVDRIIGMAHEMGAEYLELANTQYYSWAFLNRSQLLPTHEQLRRAEACTDAWRAKLGDAMRIFFVAPDYHEGRVKKCVNGWGSTLLNIAPDGVALPCHTARMLPGMSFPSVRDTSLRDIWYDSEGFNRYRGTGWMKSPCSSCEHKEEDLGGCRCQAYLIAQDPEAADPVCRKSPHHDRVEAVVAEAARPQAVERPLVFRDPANSRRLTPAA; this is encoded by the coding sequence ATGAGCACCACCTCGCCGCGTCCCGGACCGCCGCTGTGGCTGCTGGCCGAGCTGACCTACCGCTGCCCGCTGCACTGCGTGTTCTGCTTCAACCCGATCGACTTCGCGCGCCACGAGGACGAGATCGGCACCGACGACTGGCTGCGCGTGCTGCGCGAAGGCCGCGAGCTCGGCGCGGTGCAGCTCGGCCTGTCGGGCGGCGAGCCGCTGCTGCGCGACGACCTGGAGCTCATCGTCGCCGAGGCGCATCGTCTCGGCTACTACAGCAACCTGCTGACCTCCGGCATCGGCCTGACCCCCGCGCGCGCCCGCGCGCTGAAGGACGCCGGCCTGGATCATGTGCAGCTGTCGTTCCAGGACTCCACGCGCGAGATGAACGACTTCCTCTCGCACACCAAGACCTTCGAGCTGAAGAACCGGGTCGCGAAGATCATCAAGGACCAGGGCTGGCCGATGGTGATGAACGTGGTCATCCACCGCCTCAACATCGACCACGTCGACCGCATCATCGGCATGGCGCACGAGATGGGCGCCGAGTACCTCGAGCTCGCGAACACGCAGTACTACTCCTGGGCCTTCCTCAACCGGTCGCAGCTGCTGCCGACACACGAGCAGCTGCGCCGCGCGGAAGCCTGCACCGACGCCTGGCGCGCCAAGCTGGGCGATGCGATGCGCATCTTCTTCGTCGCGCCCGACTACCACGAAGGCCGCGTGAAGAAGTGCGTCAACGGCTGGGGCAGCACCTTGCTCAACATCGCGCCCGACGGCGTCGCCCTGCCCTGCCACACCGCGCGCATGCTGCCCGGCATGTCGTTCCCCAGCGTGCGCGACACATCGCTGCGCGACATCTGGTACGACTCCGAAGGGTTCAACCGCTACCGAGGCACGGGCTGGATGAAGTCGCCCTGCTCGAGCTGCGAGCACAAGGAGGAAGACCTGGGCGGCTGCCGCTGCCAGGCCTACCTCATCGCGCAGGACCCCGAGGCCGCCGATCCGGTGTGCCGCAAGAGCCCGCACCACGACCGGGTCGAGGCGGTGGTCGCCGAAGCGGCGCGTCCGCAGGCGGTGGAGCGCCCGCTGGTATTCCGTGACCCGGCCAACTCGCGGCGCCTGACCCCGGCGGCATGA